A genomic stretch from Erwinia sp. E_sp_B01_1 includes:
- the aroB gene encoding 3-dehydroquinate synthase encodes MEKITVTLGERSYPITIAAGLFTDPASFWPLKAGDRAMLVTNQTLAPLYLAPVRQLLEGAGVEVDQVILPDGEQYKTLAVMDQVFTALLEKPHGRDTTLVALGGGVIGDLTGFAAASYQRGVRFIQVPTTLLSQVDSSVGGKTAVNHPLGKNMIGAFYQPASVVIDINCLSTLPPRELASGLAEVIKYGIILDGDFFSWLEDNLDALLALDGEAMAYCIRRCCELKAEVVAADEREMGQRALLNLGHTYGHAIEAHMGYGNWLHGEAVAAGMVMAARTAERSGQFTAQDTDRIITLLKRAGLPVTGPESMTAEAYLPHMMRDKKVLAGELRLVLPLAIGKAEVRSGVAHDTVLAAINDCQPA; translated from the coding sequence ATGGAGAAGATTACCGTCACTTTGGGGGAACGAAGTTACCCCATTACCATCGCTGCCGGACTGTTTACGGATCCGGCTTCTTTTTGGCCGCTTAAGGCGGGCGATCGTGCCATGCTGGTCACTAACCAGACCCTGGCACCTCTTTACCTGGCACCTGTTCGTCAACTGCTGGAAGGCGCTGGCGTTGAGGTGGACCAGGTTATTCTCCCCGACGGCGAGCAGTATAAAACGCTGGCGGTGATGGATCAGGTCTTTACCGCTCTGCTGGAAAAACCTCACGGTCGTGATACTACCCTGGTCGCTTTAGGCGGTGGGGTTATTGGCGATCTGACCGGTTTTGCCGCCGCAAGTTATCAGCGCGGTGTGCGCTTTATTCAGGTTCCTACCACGCTGCTGTCGCAGGTTGATTCTTCTGTGGGAGGAAAAACCGCTGTCAATCACCCCCTGGGCAAGAACATGATCGGCGCGTTCTATCAGCCTGCTTCGGTGGTCATTGATATCAATTGTCTCAGTACCCTGCCGCCGCGTGAGCTGGCGTCTGGTCTGGCTGAAGTGATCAAGTACGGTATTATTCTGGACGGCGATTTCTTCAGCTGGCTTGAGGATAATCTTGATGCGTTGCTGGCCCTTGACGGGGAAGCGATGGCTTACTGCATTCGCCGCTGTTGCGAGCTGAAAGCAGAGGTTGTTGCCGCCGACGAGCGTGAAATGGGGCAGCGTGCTTTGTTGAACCTTGGTCATACGTATGGCCATGCCATTGAAGCCCATATGGGCTACGGTAACTGGCTCCACGGTGAAGCTGTGGCTGCCGGAATGGTGATGGCAGCCCGGACGGCAGAACGTTCAGGTCAATTTACTGCGCAGGATACTGACAGGATTATCACGTTATTAAAACGTGCAGGCCTGCCGGTAACCGGGCCAGAGAGTATGACTGCGGAAGCATACCTGCCGCATATGATGCGTGATAAGAAAGTGCTGGCCGGTGAACTTCGCCTTGTCCTGCCTCTCGCAATCGGTAAAGCCGAAGTGCGCAGCGGCGTAGCACATGATACGGTACTGGCTGCGATCAACGACTGTCAGCCTGCCTGA
- the nirD gene encoding nitrite reductase small subunit NirD, whose amino-acid sequence MSHWYPVCSLESIIPATGVCALVNNQQVAVFRPYADDTVFALSNIDPFAQASVLSRGLIAEHQQALWVASPLKKQRFRLQDGLCMEDESRSVTSYPIRVCDGMIEIAV is encoded by the coding sequence ATGAGTCACTGGTATCCGGTCTGTTCTCTGGAGAGCATTATCCCCGCCACCGGCGTTTGTGCGCTGGTGAACAATCAGCAGGTTGCGGTATTTCGCCCTTACGCTGACGACACTGTTTTTGCGCTCAGCAATATCGATCCCTTTGCCCAGGCAAGCGTGCTTTCCCGTGGCCTGATAGCAGAGCATCAGCAGGCTTTATGGGTCGCCAGCCCGCTGAAAAAACAGCGTTTTCGCTTGCAGGATGGGCTTTGTATGGAAGATGAAAGCCGTTCGGTCACCAGCTATCCCATCCGCGTCTGTGACGGAATGATAGAGATAGCTGTCTGA
- the trpS gene encoding tryptophan--tRNA ligase, with amino-acid sequence MSKPIVFSGAQPSGELTIGNYLGALRQWVNMQDDYHCIYCIVDLHAITVRQDPTALRKATLDTLALYLACGIDPEKSTIFVQSHVPEHTQLSWILNCYTYFGELSRMTQFKDKSARYEENINAGLFDYPVLMAADILLYQTTQVPVGEDQKQHLELSRDVAARFNALYGEVFKVPEPFIPKSGARVMSLLEPTKKMSKSDDNRNNVIGLLEDPKSVVKKIKRAMTDGDEPPVVRYDVKKKAGVSNLLDILAGVTGESIAELEQKFEGQMYGHLKGAVAEAVSGMLTDLQARYSHFRNDEALLEQIMRDGATKARAQAQETLKKVYEAVGFVAQP; translated from the coding sequence ATGAGCAAACCCATCGTATTTAGCGGCGCACAGCCATCCGGCGAACTGACCATCGGTAACTATTTGGGTGCGCTGCGTCAGTGGGTAAATATGCAGGATGACTACCACTGCATTTACTGTATTGTCGATTTACATGCGATTACCGTCCGTCAGGACCCAACCGCGCTGCGTAAAGCCACGCTGGATACGCTGGCGCTTTATCTGGCCTGCGGTATCGATCCTGAAAAGAGCACCATTTTTGTTCAGTCTCACGTCCCTGAACACACCCAGCTGAGCTGGATCCTGAACTGCTACACCTATTTCGGCGAGCTGAGCCGTATGACCCAGTTCAAAGATAAATCAGCCCGTTATGAGGAGAACATCAATGCCGGTCTGTTTGACTATCCGGTACTGATGGCTGCCGATATTCTGCTGTACCAGACTACTCAGGTTCCGGTAGGCGAAGATCAGAAACAGCATCTGGAGCTGAGCCGTGATGTGGCGGCACGCTTTAACGCGCTGTATGGCGAGGTGTTCAAAGTCCCTGAGCCGTTTATCCCGAAATCTGGCGCGCGCGTGATGTCCCTGCTGGAGCCGACGAAGAAGATGTCCAAGTCTGACGATAACCGCAATAACGTTATCGGCCTGCTGGAAGATCCTAAGTCAGTGGTGAAGAAGATCAAACGTGCCATGACTGATGGCGATGAGCCACCCGTTGTGCGTTACGACGTTAAAAAGAAGGCTGGGGTTTCTAACCTGCTGGATATTCTCGCTGGCGTGACCGGTGAGAGCATTGCAGAGTTGGAACAGAAGTTTGAAGGCCAGATGTATGGTCATCTGAAAGGGGCGGTTGCTGAAGCTGTTTCTGGCATGCTCACAGACCTGCAGGCGCGTTACAGCCATTTCCGTAATGATGAAGCCCTGCTTGAGCAGATCATGCGTGATGGTGCGACCAAAGCCCGTGCACAGGCTCAGGAAACGTTGAAGAAAGTCTATGAAGCCGTGGGCTTTGTTGCTCAACCCTGA
- the cysG gene encoding siroheme synthase CysG: MDYLPLFCQLRNRACLLVGGGEVAERKARLLLKAGADLRVCSTHFSSQFHLWQQAGEVTLLDRSFTAEMLEGCWLVIAATDDDKVNQQVSACAEARQVFCNLVDAPEQASVIMPSVVDRSPLMVAISSGGRAPVMARLLREKIEALLPQHLGKIAAYAGSLRQRVKNHFAEMGQRRLFWEKVFHHDRLAQSLANNQTARVEQLTEALFRAPLADKGEVVLVGAGPGDAGLLTLKGLQQIQQADVVVYDRLVSDEVMELVRRDAERIFVGKRAGHHCVPQQSINQLLLEQASQGKRVVRLKGGDPFIFGRGAEELEALLGADIPFSVVPGITAASGCSAYSGIPLTHRDYAQSVRLVTGHVQSEGALDWKNLAAEQQTLVFYMGLSQAAEIQKQLSDHGMAADMPVALVERGTSVQQRVVTGELHQLARLAAEVESPSLIIVGRVVALREKLRWF; this comes from the coding sequence ATGGATTATCTTCCCCTGTTCTGCCAGCTTCGTAACAGAGCCTGCCTGCTGGTGGGAGGTGGCGAGGTGGCAGAGCGCAAAGCCCGTCTTCTCCTGAAGGCGGGTGCAGACCTGCGAGTCTGTTCAACCCATTTCTCGTCCCAGTTCCATCTCTGGCAGCAGGCCGGAGAAGTTACCCTGCTCGATCGGTCGTTTACAGCAGAGATGCTTGAGGGCTGCTGGCTGGTGATTGCGGCAACAGATGACGACAAAGTGAATCAGCAGGTCAGCGCCTGCGCGGAAGCAAGGCAGGTATTTTGCAATCTGGTGGATGCACCAGAGCAGGCCAGCGTGATCATGCCTTCTGTTGTTGATCGCTCCCCGCTGATGGTGGCGATCTCCAGCGGTGGCCGGGCGCCAGTGATGGCGAGGCTGCTAAGAGAAAAAATTGAGGCGTTACTGCCTCAGCATCTCGGTAAAATTGCGGCCTACGCCGGGTCGCTTCGTCAGCGGGTCAAAAACCACTTTGCTGAAATGGGGCAAAGGCGACTTTTTTGGGAGAAAGTTTTCCATCACGATCGCCTGGCACAGTCGCTGGCCAACAATCAGACCGCCCGGGTTGAACAGCTGACGGAAGCGCTGTTTCGGGCACCGCTGGCAGATAAAGGCGAAGTGGTGCTGGTCGGCGCGGGTCCGGGGGATGCCGGCTTACTGACGCTGAAAGGCCTTCAGCAAATTCAGCAGGCTGATGTGGTGGTCTATGACCGGCTGGTTTCTGATGAAGTTATGGAGCTGGTACGGCGCGATGCAGAGCGTATCTTCGTTGGCAAACGGGCGGGACATCACTGCGTGCCCCAGCAGTCCATCAACCAGTTGCTGCTTGAACAGGCCAGTCAGGGTAAACGCGTGGTCCGCCTTAAAGGCGGCGATCCCTTTATTTTCGGGCGGGGTGCTGAAGAGCTGGAAGCATTGCTGGGCGCGGATATTCCTTTTTCTGTGGTCCCCGGTATCACTGCGGCTTCCGGCTGTTCAGCCTACAGCGGCATTCCCCTGACCCATCGCGATTATGCGCAAAGCGTCCGGCTGGTAACCGGTCATGTGCAGAGTGAAGGGGCACTGGACTGGAAAAATCTGGCAGCAGAACAGCAAACGCTGGTGTTCTATATGGGGCTGTCGCAGGCGGCTGAGATTCAGAAGCAGCTGTCCGATCACGGCATGGCAGCGGATATGCCGGTAGCCTTGGTGGAAAGAGGAACGTCGGTGCAGCAACGCGTGGTGACCGGGGAATTACATCAGTTGGCCCGCCTGGCGGCAGAAGTTGAAAGTCCTTCGCTGATTATTGTCGGACGGGTGGTTGCTCTGAGAGAAAAGCTTCGCTGGTTTTAA
- a CDS encoding SPOR domain-containing protein → MDEFKPEDELKPDTSDRRPQRSRKTSSAPKVPVSRQHMMMGIGILVLLLLVIGIGSALNSPDDKPTGSSQKSAAPSGAANTGSNKDIDLSGSSSMSGQSGSQPAPDATAGSPSQNSNGPQELSAPPVSSTPTQAEPVQAPASQQRVELPGDLNNALTSQQGQVDAAAQGAQDNGSTLPTGPATVAPGGNASTPAETTSPASQPRQAATHKNQPAVTHKPAATKPVAKESKPKSTASTSSHASSGAAAASSSAPGGNYTLQLSSASRSDTLNAWAKKQNLSGYHVYKTTRNGQPWYVLISGSYATPAEAKRAVASLPADVRSQNPWVKPVSQVKKESTN, encoded by the coding sequence ATGGACGAGTTTAAACCGGAAGACGAGTTGAAACCTGACACCAGTGACCGCCGCCCGCAGCGGTCCCGCAAGACGTCTTCTGCCCCTAAAGTGCCGGTTTCCCGTCAGCATATGATGATGGGTATTGGTATTCTGGTCCTGCTGCTCCTGGTGATTGGTATTGGCTCTGCGCTGAATTCGCCGGACGACAAACCCACCGGCAGTAGTCAAAAATCCGCTGCTCCTTCTGGCGCGGCAAACACTGGCAGCAATAAAGATATCGACCTCTCAGGCTCTTCGTCAATGAGTGGACAGTCTGGCTCACAGCCTGCCCCGGATGCGACAGCGGGTAGCCCGTCTCAGAACAGTAATGGTCCCCAGGAGCTCAGCGCACCGCCTGTTTCCTCCACGCCTACGCAGGCTGAGCCAGTTCAGGCTCCGGCCAGTCAGCAGCGTGTTGAATTGCCCGGTGATTTGAATAATGCGCTGACCAGCCAGCAGGGTCAGGTAGATGCTGCGGCCCAGGGCGCTCAGGATAACGGCAGCACTTTACCTACCGGGCCTGCAACTGTAGCCCCTGGCGGTAATGCTTCGACACCTGCTGAGACGACTTCTCCGGCCAGTCAGCCACGCCAGGCAGCTACGCATAAAAATCAGCCTGCCGTAACGCATAAACCTGCCGCCACTAAGCCGGTAGCGAAAGAGAGCAAGCCGAAAAGCACTGCGTCAACCAGTAGCCATGCTTCTTCGGGAGCCGCAGCAGCGTCCTCTTCAGCGCCGGGTGGAAATTACACGCTGCAGCTGAGCAGTGCGTCAAGGTCAGACACGCTGAACGCCTGGGCTAAGAAACAGAACCTCAGCGGGTATCATGTCTACAAAACGACCCGGAATGGTCAACCCTGGTACGTGCTGATCAGCGGCTCTTATGCCACGCCGGCAGAAGCGAAGCGCGCCGTAGCTTCACTTCCGGCAGACGTCCGGTCGCAAAACCCCTGGGTGAAGCCTGTCAGTCAGGTTAAGAAAGAATCGACTAATTAA
- the rpe gene encoding ribulose-phosphate 3-epimerase, with amino-acid sequence MKQFLLAPSILSADFARLGEDTAKALAAGGDVVHFDVMDNHYVPNLTMGPMVLKALRDYGITAPIDVHLMVKPVDRLIPDFAKAGASYITFHPEASEHVDRSLQLIKEHGCKAGLVFNPATSLSHLEYVMDKVDVILLMSVNPGFGGQSFIPGTLDKLRQARKLIDESGYDIRLEVDGGVKVENIAEIAAAGADMFVAGSAIFGKPDYKKVIDDMRTELEKSRHGSFH; translated from the coding sequence ATGAAACAGTTTTTACTAGCCCCATCAATTCTGTCTGCGGATTTTGCCCGTCTGGGTGAAGATACAGCGAAAGCGTTGGCCGCCGGTGGCGATGTCGTGCATTTCGATGTAATGGATAATCACTACGTACCCAATCTGACGATGGGTCCGATGGTGCTTAAGGCGCTACGCGATTATGGCATTACCGCCCCGATTGATGTGCATCTGATGGTCAAACCTGTGGATCGCCTGATCCCGGACTTTGCTAAAGCGGGTGCCAGCTACATTACCTTCCATCCTGAAGCTTCAGAGCACGTTGACCGTTCGCTGCAGTTGATTAAAGAACACGGCTGCAAGGCTGGTCTGGTTTTCAATCCGGCCACCTCGCTGAGCCACCTTGAATATGTGATGGATAAAGTCGATGTCATTCTGTTGATGTCGGTGAACCCAGGCTTTGGCGGGCAATCCTTTATCCCAGGGACGCTGGATAAACTGCGTCAGGCCCGTAAGCTGATTGACGAAAGCGGCTACGACATTCGTCTGGAAGTGGATGGCGGCGTGAAGGTAGAGAATATTGCGGAGATTGCTGCGGCTGGTGCGGATATGTTTGTCGCCGGTTCTGCCATCTTCGGTAAACCCGATTACAAAAAAGTGATCGACGACATGCGCACTGAACTGGAGAAATCTCGCCATGGCTCATTTCACTAA
- a CDS encoding phosphoglycolate phosphatase yields MAHFTKVRALAFDLDGTLIDSAPGLTSAVDAALTSLSLPAAGIERVSTWIGNGADILIERALTWALGHQPGSDLIRDARVLLDTHYATTIESGSKLFPGVKEGLAALAATGLPMAVVTNKPTPFVAPLLASLGIADYFSLIIGGDDVVAKKPHPAPLFLVLGKFGLLQEELVFVGDSRNDILAARAAGCPSIGMTFGYNYGEPIAASQPTLVLDHFNDLLPALGL; encoded by the coding sequence ATGGCTCATTTCACTAAAGTTCGCGCGCTGGCTTTCGATCTGGACGGCACGCTGATTGACAGTGCTCCCGGCTTGACCAGTGCCGTAGATGCGGCGCTGACCTCTCTGAGTCTGCCAGCCGCGGGCATAGAGCGCGTCTCGACCTGGATTGGCAACGGCGCGGATATTTTGATTGAGCGTGCGCTGACCTGGGCACTGGGCCACCAGCCAGGCAGCGACCTGATCCGCGATGCGCGTGTTCTGCTTGATACGCACTACGCAACCACCATAGAAAGCGGCAGCAAGCTGTTCCCCGGTGTGAAAGAGGGGCTGGCTGCTCTGGCGGCTACGGGCTTGCCGATGGCGGTAGTGACGAATAAACCCACGCCTTTCGTCGCGCCGTTGCTCGCTTCACTGGGCATCGCTGATTACTTCTCGCTGATTATCGGTGGCGATGATGTGGTGGCAAAAAAACCGCATCCGGCACCGTTATTCCTCGTACTGGGCAAGTTTGGCCTGCTACAGGAAGAGCTGGTATTCGTGGGCGACTCCCGGAATGATATTCTTGCTGCCAGGGCGGCAGGGTGCCCCAGCATTGGCATGACTTTCGGCTACAACTACGGTGAGCCGATTGCTGCCAGTCAGCCCACTCTGGTGCTGGACCATTTTAACGATTTGTTGCCCGCCTTAGGGCTGTAA
- the dam gene encoding adenine-specific DNA-methyltransferase, with amino-acid sequence MKKNRAFLKWAGGKYPLLDDIQRHLPEGDCLIEPFVGAGSVFLNTHFASYILADINSDLINLYGIVKTRVGEFVTDARELFTSESNDADFYYARRAEFNSCKDPYRRGLLFLYLNRHCYNGLCRYNLSGEFNVPFGRYRKPYFPEDELYWFSERSQNATFVCESYDVTLNRAPQGAVVYCDPPYAPLSATANFTAYHTNSFSLLQQQHLAELAQKLAVENRIPVLISNHDTPLTREWYQAAMLHQIKARRSISRNSNGRNQVDELLALFVSR; translated from the coding sequence ATGAAAAAAAATCGCGCTTTTTTGAAATGGGCGGGTGGCAAATACCCGCTGCTTGATGATATCCAGCGTCATCTGCCAGAAGGAGATTGTTTAATCGAACCTTTTGTCGGGGCGGGATCCGTGTTCCTTAATACCCATTTTGCCAGCTACATCCTGGCGGATATCAACAGCGATCTGATTAACCTCTACGGTATTGTCAAAACCCGTGTCGGTGAGTTCGTCACTGATGCCCGCGAGCTGTTCACCAGTGAAAGCAACGACGCGGATTTTTACTACGCCCGTCGCGCTGAATTCAACAGCTGTAAAGATCCTTATCGTCGCGGCCTGCTGTTTTTGTACCTCAATCGCCATTGCTACAATGGACTCTGTCGTTACAATCTCAGCGGCGAGTTTAACGTGCCCTTTGGCCGTTACCGTAAACCCTATTTCCCAGAGGATGAGCTTTACTGGTTCTCTGAGCGGTCACAGAATGCGACCTTTGTCTGTGAATCGTACGATGTTACCCTGAACCGTGCGCCACAAGGGGCCGTCGTCTATTGCGATCCCCCTTATGCCCCGCTGTCAGCAACGGCTAATTTTACGGCTTACCACACTAACAGCTTCAGTCTGCTGCAACAGCAGCATCTGGCCGAACTGGCTCAGAAACTGGCCGTTGAGAACCGTATCCCGGTGCTGATCTCAAATCATGATACGCCTCTGACAAGGGAGTGGTATCAGGCCGCCATGCTGCATCAGATCAAGGCACGGCGTTCAATCAGTCGCAACAGTAACGGACGTAATCAGGTGGATGAACTGCTGGCGTTGTTCGTGAGCAGATAA
- the aroK gene encoding shikimate kinase AroK, protein MAEKRNIFLVGPMGAGKSTIGRQLAQQLNMEFFDSDQEIERRTGADVGWVFDVEGEEGFRDREEKIINELTEKQGIVLATGGGSVKSRETRNRLSARGVVVYLETTIEKQLARTQRDKKRPLLQVESPPREVLEALAAERNPLYEEIADVTIRTDDQSAKVVANQIINMLEKS, encoded by the coding sequence ATGGCAGAGAAACGCAATATCTTTCTGGTTGGGCCTATGGGTGCCGGCAAAAGCACTATTGGGCGTCAGTTAGCTCAGCAACTCAATATGGAATTTTTCGATTCCGATCAAGAAATTGAGCGACGTACCGGAGCGGATGTGGGTTGGGTGTTCGACGTCGAAGGCGAAGAAGGCTTCCGCGATCGCGAAGAAAAAATCATCAATGAACTCACCGAGAAGCAAGGCATAGTGCTGGCTACCGGTGGCGGTTCAGTGAAATCACGCGAAACCCGCAACCGTCTTTCGGCTCGTGGCGTCGTGGTGTATCTGGAAACCACCATCGAGAAACAATTAGCTCGCACGCAGCGTGATAAAAAGCGTCCTCTGTTGCAGGTGGAATCTCCGCCTCGAGAGGTGCTGGAAGCGCTGGCTGCCGAGCGTAATCCGCTCTATGAAGAGATCGCCGACGTGACGATCCGGACCGACGACCAGAGCGCTAAAGTGGTCGCGAACCAGATCATCAACATGTTGGAGAAGAGCTGA